The Nodosilinea sp. PGN35 genome has a window encoding:
- a CDS encoding diguanylate cyclase: protein MVSIDIGGLTNSQGSFGPPSPAPGESAIADIALQIRQTLDLATICQTTVDAVQRLLGCDRALLYQFDADKSGEVVVEAVTDPRWSILGRIVHDPCFEADWLKPYDERQARAIADVATANLSPCHAEFLAGFQIRANLVVPVLCESQLWGLLIAHSCTAPRPWQPDEITTLQQLAIQVGIALQQAELVAQLQAAKANLEAEVAARTAALRASEARWQFALEGAGDGVWDWNSQTNTVFFSRQWKAMLGYSDAEISNSLEEWSSRVHPNDLDQCYADLQRHFRGETLTYQNEHRVRCKDGSYKWILDRGKVIEWVEPGVPLRVIGTHSDISDRKQMELALQATNQELDQFFSVALDLLCIADTNGHFRRLNQQWQKTLGYSLVELEGAQFFDYVHPDDLPATLEAVNRLASQQAVSQFVNRYRCQDGTYRWFEWRSAPAGNLIYAAARDITLRKQTELELKQAKEQLDLVLQASSEGFSDWNFLTNEVYFSPQFKTILGYAEPEFEHPLAMWKSAIFDEDKAIAWQLLEAYNNGTIDRFSMTQRYRHKNGSTVYILTNLIHLKDAEGQVVRVVGSHLDITPLVTIQESLKISEMQLASVLDSSLDGIMAFRSVRDEQGHIVDFEWLLSNPAACELVGRIEADLVGKRLLEEMPGNREEGLFDGYVHTVETGESYQREFHYNHDGIESWFENIAVKLGDGFAVTFRNVTAKKQAEQQLHQLNQQLGDRVVDLAQRHIEMVVLSEISDFLQACSTVEEACSTITNLVESLFPGCAGGLSILRESGNRLQLVSHWGSQLSSTPDFEPLHCWGLRRGRMHYVGQDRLSLRCQHIRADQATAILCVPMMAQGRTLGLLHLSTDTPTGLSEPQQQLARTLAEQVGMAIANLKLQATLRHQSIRDPLTGLYNRRYLEEALSQELLRAQRKHHGIGVIMIDIDHFKRFNDTFGHDAGDVVLQQVATLVQQNVRNSDIVCRYGGEEMILVLPEVTLAETIARAERLWAAIGDLAPHHHGQNLGSLSASFGVAVFPDHGSTASTLIKAADGALYQAKAAGRNQVLAATTAFEAE from the coding sequence ATGGTGAGCATTGACATCGGGGGATTGACCAATTCCCAGGGCTCGTTTGGCCCGCCGTCGCCTGCCCCAGGGGAGAGTGCGATCGCAGATATTGCCCTACAAATTCGCCAAACCCTCGATCTGGCTACGATCTGCCAGACCACCGTGGATGCCGTGCAGCGGCTGTTGGGCTGCGATCGCGCCCTGCTCTACCAGTTTGATGCCGACAAGAGCGGCGAGGTGGTCGTCGAGGCGGTGACAGACCCCCGGTGGTCAATTTTGGGGCGCATCGTCCATGACCCCTGCTTTGAGGCCGACTGGCTCAAGCCCTACGACGAGCGCCAGGCCCGGGCAATTGCCGATGTCGCCACCGCCAACCTTTCCCCCTGCCATGCCGAGTTTTTGGCCGGGTTTCAGATCCGGGCCAACCTGGTGGTGCCGGTGCTGTGCGAGTCGCAGCTGTGGGGCCTGCTGATTGCCCACAGTTGCACCGCCCCTCGCCCCTGGCAACCCGACGAAATCACCACCCTGCAACAGTTGGCCATTCAGGTGGGCATTGCCCTGCAACAGGCCGAACTGGTGGCGCAACTGCAAGCCGCCAAGGCCAACCTGGAAGCCGAGGTGGCCGCCCGCACCGCCGCCCTGCGGGCCAGCGAAGCCCGCTGGCAATTTGCCCTGGAGGGCGCAGGCGATGGCGTTTGGGATTGGAACTCTCAAACCAATACCGTCTTTTTCTCGCGCCAATGGAAAGCCATGCTGGGCTATAGCGACGCTGAGATTAGCAACAGCTTAGAGGAGTGGAGTAGCCGAGTCCACCCCAACGATTTAGATCAATGCTATGCCGACTTGCAGCGCCATTTCCGCGGCGAAACCCTGACCTACCAAAATGAGCACCGAGTGCGTTGCAAAGATGGCAGCTACAAGTGGATTCTCGACCGGGGCAAAGTGATCGAATGGGTTGAACCTGGTGTACCCTTGCGCGTGATCGGTACCCACAGCGATATCAGCGATCGCAAACAGATGGAGCTTGCCCTGCAAGCCACCAATCAAGAGCTGGATCAATTCTTTTCGGTGGCCCTCGATCTGCTCTGCATCGCCGATACCAATGGGCATTTTCGCCGTCTCAACCAGCAGTGGCAAAAAACCCTGGGCTATTCCCTAGTCGAGTTAGAAGGTGCCCAATTCTTCGACTACGTGCATCCCGACGATTTGCCCGCCACCCTTGAAGCGGTTAATCGATTAGCCAGTCAGCAAGCGGTCAGTCAGTTTGTCAATCGCTATCGGTGCCAAGATGGCACCTACCGCTGGTTTGAATGGCGATCGGCACCAGCGGGCAATCTGATCTATGCGGCGGCCCGAGACATCACCTTGCGCAAGCAGACCGAGCTAGAGTTAAAACAGGCCAAAGAACAGCTTGATCTGGTTCTCCAGGCCTCCTCCGAGGGCTTTTCTGACTGGAATTTTCTGACCAATGAAGTTTACTTCTCTCCCCAGTTTAAAACGATTTTAGGCTACGCCGAGCCAGAGTTTGAGCATCCCTTAGCCATGTGGAAATCGGCCATTTTTGACGAAGACAAGGCGATCGCCTGGCAATTGTTAGAAGCTTACAATAACGGCACCATCGATCGGTTTTCAATGACTCAGCGATATCGCCATAAAAATGGTTCCACTGTCTATATTCTAACCAATCTCATTCATCTCAAAGATGCCGAAGGGCAGGTGGTGAGAGTGGTGGGTAGCCATCTAGATATCACCCCCTTGGTTACTATTCAGGAGTCCCTAAAAATCTCAGAGATGCAGCTTGCCAGCGTGCTCGATAGCTCCCTCGATGGCATTATGGCCTTTCGCTCGGTGCGCGACGAGCAGGGCCACATTGTTGACTTTGAGTGGCTGCTGAGCAACCCCGCCGCCTGCGAACTGGTGGGGCGTATCGAAGCCGATCTAGTGGGCAAGCGACTGCTCGAAGAAATGCCGGGCAATCGGGAAGAAGGGCTTTTTGATGGCTATGTTCACACCGTCGAAACCGGAGAGTCGTACCAGCGAGAGTTTCACTATAACCACGATGGCATTGAGTCCTGGTTTGAGAATATTGCCGTCAAACTCGGCGATGGCTTTGCTGTCACTTTTCGCAATGTGACGGCAAAAAAACAGGCCGAGCAGCAACTGCACCAGCTCAACCAACAGCTCGGAGATCGGGTGGTGGATCTGGCCCAGCGCCACATTGAAATGGTGGTCTTGAGCGAAATCAGCGACTTTCTTCAGGCTTGCTCAACGGTGGAAGAAGCCTGCTCCACCATTACCAACCTGGTCGAGTCCCTGTTTCCTGGCTGTGCCGGGGGGCTCTCTATCCTCCGCGAGTCGGGCAACCGGTTGCAATTGGTCAGCCATTGGGGGTCACAACTGTCTTCTACCCCTGATTTTGAGCCCCTCCACTGCTGGGGGCTCCGGCGCGGGCGCATGCACTATGTGGGCCAAGACCGCCTGAGCCTGCGCTGTCAACACATTCGCGCTGACCAGGCCACCGCTATTCTGTGCGTTCCAATGATGGCCCAGGGCAGAACCCTGGGGCTGCTGCATCTCAGTACCGACACGCCGACCGGGCTATCTGAGCCCCAGCAGCAACTGGCCCGCACCCTGGCCGAGCAGGTGGGCATGGCGATCGCCAACCTCAAGCTGCAAGCCACCCTTCGTCACCAGAGCATTCGCGACCCACTGACCGGGCTCTACAACCGCCGCTATCTCGAAGAAGCCCTCAGCCAAGAACTCCTGCGGGCCCAGCGCAAACACCATGGCATCGGTGTGATCATGATCGATATCGACCATTTCAAACGCTTTAACGACACCTTTGGCCACGATGCAGGCGATGTTGTGCTGCAACAGGTCGCTACCCTGGTGCAACAGAATGTGCGCAATTCTGACATTGTCTGCCGCTACGGGGGCGAAGAAATGATCCTGGTGTTGCCAGAGGTCACCCTGGCCGAAACCATCGCCCGCGCCGAACGGTTGTGGGCCGCCATTGGCGATCTGGCTCCCCACCATCACGGCCAAAATTTGGGGTCGCTGAGTGCGTCCTTTGGGGTGGCGGTATTTCCTGACCACGGCAGCACGGCCAGCACCCTGATCAAAGCGGCGGATGGGGCGCTGTACCAGGCCAAGGCGGCGGGCCGCAACCAGGTGCTAGCGGCTACTACCGCCTTCGAGGCTGAGTAG
- a CDS encoding glycosyltransferase family 2 protein: MLAAITPVILTYNEAANIGRTLQRLAWADRIVVVDSFSTDETLDILSGYPQVEVYQRPFDTHATQWNYGLSLVATPWVLSLDADYCLSDDLVDEFTTLNPHGAIDAYAISFRYCVFGKPLRGTILPPRVALFRRDRATYIDDGHTQLLQCQGQVASLRSPILHDDRKSLNRWLWAQDRYALLEVQKQLASPSEQLGWSDRIRRVPGLSAPIILLYCLILKGGLLDGWAGWHYAFQRIVAELILSIRLIEMRSSR; this comes from the coding sequence ATGCTGGCCGCCATCACGCCGGTCATTCTCACCTACAACGAGGCCGCCAACATTGGCCGCACCCTGCAACGCCTCGCCTGGGCCGATCGCATCGTCGTGGTTGACAGTTTCAGCACCGACGAAACCCTGGATATTCTCTCGGGCTACCCTCAGGTCGAGGTGTATCAGCGCCCGTTCGACACCCACGCCACCCAGTGGAACTACGGCCTTTCCCTGGTGGCAACTCCCTGGGTGCTGTCCCTCGATGCCGACTACTGCCTCAGCGATGACCTGGTGGACGAGTTCACCACCCTGAACCCCCACGGCGCGATCGATGCCTACGCCATTTCCTTTCGGTACTGCGTGTTTGGTAAGCCGCTGCGGGGCACCATTCTGCCGCCGCGAGTTGCCCTGTTTCGCCGCGATCGCGCCACCTACATCGACGATGGCCACACTCAGCTCTTGCAGTGCCAGGGGCAGGTCGCCAGCCTCCGGTCGCCGATTCTGCACGACGATCGCAAGTCGCTCAACCGCTGGCTGTGGGCCCAGGATCGCTACGCCCTGCTGGAGGTGCAAAAGCAGCTAGCGAGCCCGTCCGAGCAGCTGGGCTGGAGCGATCGCATCCGTCGGGTTCCGGGTCTCTCGGCCCCGATTATCCTGCTCTACTGCCTGATTCTCAAGGGCGGCCTGCTCGACGGCTGGGCGGGCTGGCACTACGCCTTTCAGCGCATCGTCGCTGAGCTAATTCTGTCGATTCGACTGATTGAAATGCGATCGTCCCGGTAG
- a CDS encoding glycosyltransferase, which produces MKILHLIPSLSPLRGGPSQAVLEMVQAQRQQGIDAAIATTNDHGDSTFVVPYGCQIESGSIPELVGPSVPIWVFSRVLSQVAALREFAVAPALAPWLWQHVTDYDLVHIHAIFNYPTTLGMAVARARGIPYVVRPLGSLGPWSLAQGKAKKQLYLQTLGRRLLRGSAALHFTTPQERQEALAAGFDGASFILPHGVDLPVPVADASRQLRQRLQIDNDAPIVLFLSRLHPKKGLEHLIDAMATLTDDPFTLVIAGSGDAHYAAELAQRIERAGLGQRVRQIGFVSGDWKTCLLQGADLFVLPSYAENLGIALLEAMAAGLPVVTTPEVAIAPLIHQHQTGLVTPAQAPNLAAAIQHYLHHPATARQHGQQGRALVATEFSWPTQAARLIDQYTQLVPALTPAPVYAQASQALI; this is translated from the coding sequence ATGAAAATCCTCCACCTCATCCCCTCCCTCTCCCCCCTGCGCGGTGGCCCCAGCCAGGCCGTTCTAGAAATGGTGCAGGCCCAGCGGCAGCAGGGCATTGACGCGGCGATCGCCACCACCAACGACCACGGCGACAGCACCTTTGTTGTGCCCTACGGCTGCCAAATCGAAAGCGGCTCCATTCCAGAGCTGGTGGGGCCGTCTGTCCCCATCTGGGTCTTTTCTCGGGTGCTGTCCCAGGTGGCGGCGCTGCGGGAGTTTGCCGTGGCCCCCGCCCTGGCCCCCTGGCTGTGGCAGCACGTAACCGACTACGACCTGGTGCACATCCACGCCATTTTCAACTACCCCACCACCCTGGGCATGGCCGTGGCCAGGGCCAGAGGAATTCCCTACGTCGTGCGGCCGCTCGGTTCCCTCGGCCCCTGGTCTCTGGCCCAGGGCAAGGCCAAAAAGCAGCTGTACCTGCAAACCCTGGGCCGACGGCTGCTGCGGGGCAGTGCGGCCCTCCACTTCACCACCCCCCAGGAGCGGCAGGAGGCCCTGGCCGCAGGCTTTGATGGGGCCAGCTTCATCCTGCCCCACGGGGTAGATCTGCCGGTGCCCGTGGCCGATGCCAGCCGCCAGCTGCGCCAGCGCTTGCAGATCGACAACGACGCGCCGATTGTTTTGTTTCTCTCGCGGCTGCACCCCAAAAAAGGTCTGGAGCACCTGATTGATGCCATGGCGACCCTCACCGACGACCCCTTCACCCTGGTAATTGCGGGCAGCGGCGACGCCCACTACGCCGCCGAACTGGCCCAGCGCATCGAGCGGGCCGGGCTAGGGCAGCGGGTTCGCCAAATTGGCTTTGTCAGCGGCGACTGGAAGACCTGCCTGCTCCAGGGGGCCGACCTGTTTGTGCTGCCCTCCTATGCCGAAAACCTGGGCATTGCCCTGCTGGAGGCCATGGCGGCAGGGCTGCCCGTGGTGACTACCCCCGAGGTAGCGATCGCCCCCCTGATCCACCAACACCAAACCGGCCTGGTCACCCCCGCCCAGGCCCCCAATCTGGCCGCCGCCATTCAGCACTACCTGCACCACCCGGCCACCGCCCGCCAGCACGGCCAGCAGGGCCGCGCCCTGGTAGCAACCGAATTTAGCTGGCCCACCCAGGCCGCCCGGCTGATCGATCAGTACACCCAACTCGTCCCCGCCCTGACCCCTGCCCCCGTCTATGCCCAAGCCTCCCAAGCCCTCATTTGA
- a CDS encoding glycosyltransferase encodes MLTLHLWTPGLFDFKGGIQTYSGFLLGGLQTVLPTARLRVFTLHDRSTTLPTPAAPRLTYHTTGDRHPRLRTAAFAAQTFQAALADRPDLIITTHVNFTPVAHGLKRWAKLPYWGVAHGFEAWEVAKPSVRRGMAGADQILAVSGFTRDRIRQSQGLSNLGVLPNTFDADRFQVAAKPPQLLQRYGLRPEQPVILTVNRLAAGEPFHSYDQIVAALPAIRQVLPDVHYLVVGKGDDRPRLEQLIADRRLQDCVTLAGFVPDTDLPDHYALCDVFAMPSQLEGFGIVYLEAMASGKPVLAGLDGGQDALQHGDLGALVDPEDVGAIAHHLVQMLTRTYPNPLIYQPQALRQRAIEAFGQQSFQRTLAAHLSEQLTPNGAHWQNQADQLRAA; translated from the coding sequence ATGCTCACCCTCCATCTCTGGACCCCCGGCCTCTTCGACTTCAAAGGCGGCATCCAAACCTACTCTGGTTTTCTGCTGGGGGGGCTACAGACCGTGTTGCCCACCGCCCGCCTGCGCGTCTTTACCCTGCACGATCGCTCGACCACTCTGCCGACTCCCGCTGCGCCTCGGCTGACTTACCACACCACAGGCGATCGCCACCCCCGCCTGCGCACCGCCGCCTTTGCGGCCCAGACCTTCCAGGCCGCCCTGGCCGATCGCCCCGACCTGATCATCACCACCCACGTCAACTTCACCCCCGTGGCCCACGGGCTGAAGCGATGGGCAAAGCTGCCCTACTGGGGCGTCGCCCATGGGTTTGAGGCCTGGGAGGTAGCCAAACCCTCGGTGCGGCGGGGCATGGCCGGGGCTGACCAAATTTTGGCGGTGAGTGGGTTTACCCGCGATCGCATTCGCCAGTCCCAGGGCCTCTCCAACCTCGGCGTTTTGCCGAACACCTTCGATGCCGACCGCTTCCAGGTCGCAGCCAAACCACCCCAGCTGCTCCAGCGCTACGGCCTGCGACCCGAGCAGCCCGTCATTCTCACCGTCAACCGGCTGGCGGCGGGGGAACCGTTCCACAGCTACGACCAGATTGTGGCCGCCCTGCCCGCCATTCGCCAGGTGCTGCCCGACGTCCACTACCTGGTGGTGGGTAAAGGAGACGATCGCCCCCGCCTGGAGCAGCTGATCGCCGATCGCCGCCTGCAAGACTGCGTCACCCTGGCCGGGTTTGTGCCCGACACCGACCTGCCCGACCACTACGCCCTCTGCGACGTGTTTGCCATGCCCAGCCAGCTTGAGGGCTTTGGCATCGTCTACCTGGAGGCCATGGCCAGCGGCAAACCCGTTCTGGCCGGTTTGGACGGCGGCCAGGATGCCCTCCAGCACGGCGACCTGGGAGCCCTGGTTGACCCCGAGGATGTGGGGGCGATCGCCCACCACCTGGTGCAAATGCTGACCCGCACCTACCCCAACCCCCTGATCTATCAACCCCAGGCCCTGCGCCAGCGGGCGATCGAAGCCTTTGGCCAGCAATCCTTCCAGCGCACGCTAGCCGCCCACCTGAGCGAGCAGCTGACCCCGAACGGGGCGCATTGGCAAAACCAGGCCGACCAGCTGCGCGCCGCCTAA
- a CDS encoding MraY family glycosyltransferase, with amino-acid sequence MFPLLVSGAAALTTVGLTPLVQKIGLQMGCIDRPNARKIHQQPIVRIGGVAIFAGTFLAWIWAGQSFSPASDHHLVLGILLGGLGFFATGLMDDLFNLSPFVRLGMQALLSAGVWSLGIRLDALPLPGLTETLPAWLSLLVTFLWLAGMANAVNWLDGMDGLAAGTATVAAGVLAVGGWAAHPAIALMAMGLGGGTLGFLKYNAAPARIFMGDGGSYFLGFSLAAIAAIGLPSDGSFTTALLPFAVLLVPILDMTLVIGARLSDRKSPFFPDQRHIHHRLLRAAFPKATVVWCIYSLTLLSGLSALALLHSSLGWWLLSADLVLFSLTIRSLWPQPLAPTLPLPTTTP; translated from the coding sequence ATGTTTCCACTACTTGTTTCGGGGGCGGCAGCTCTGACCACGGTGGGGCTGACCCCGCTAGTGCAAAAAATTGGGTTACAGATGGGTTGTATCGATCGACCCAACGCCCGCAAAATTCACCAGCAGCCCATTGTTCGCATCGGCGGCGTGGCTATTTTTGCGGGGACATTTCTGGCCTGGATATGGGCGGGTCAGAGCTTTTCCCCAGCGTCAGACCATCATCTGGTTTTAGGTATTTTGCTGGGCGGCCTGGGCTTTTTTGCCACCGGCCTGATGGATGACCTGTTTAATTTATCCCCCTTCGTCCGGCTGGGGATGCAGGCTCTGCTGTCTGCCGGGGTTTGGAGCCTGGGAATTCGGCTAGACGCCCTGCCCCTGCCCGGCCTGACCGAAACCCTGCCCGCCTGGCTGAGCCTGCTGGTCACCTTCCTCTGGCTGGCCGGGATGGCCAACGCCGTCAACTGGCTCGACGGCATGGACGGCCTGGCCGCAGGCACCGCCACCGTCGCCGCTGGGGTTCTGGCCGTGGGGGGATGGGCCGCCCATCCCGCGATCGCCCTGATGGCCATGGGTCTGGGCGGCGGCACCCTGGGCTTTCTCAAGTACAACGCCGCTCCGGCCCGCATCTTCATGGGGGATGGCGGCTCCTACTTTCTGGGGTTCTCCCTGGCGGCGATCGCAGCGATCGGCCTGCCCAGCGACGGCTCGTTCACCACGGCGCTGTTGCCCTTCGCCGTGCTGCTGGTGCCCATTCTGGACATGACCCTGGTGATTGGAGCCCGGCTGAGCGATCGCAAGTCCCCCTTCTTCCCCGACCAGCGCCACATCCATCACCGGCTCCTGCGGGCCGCCTTCCCCAAAGCCACGGTGGTCTGGTGCATCTATAGCCTCACCCTGCTGTCCGGCCTGAGTGCCCTGGCGCTGCTGCACAGCTCCCTCGGCTGGTGGCTGCTCAGCGCCGACCTGGTTCTCTTCAGCCTCACCATCCGCTCCCTCTGGCCCCAGCCCCTGGCACCCACCCTCCCCCTCCCCACCACCACCCCCTAA
- a CDS encoding response regulator, whose translation MMQLPLILVVDDDPTNFEVIETFLEDQDYRLYYVNSGEAAIATLDHFEPDLILLDVMMPGLDGIEACRRIKAIPVGATIPVIMVTALSEKRDFARCFSAGANDFISKPINSIELLSRVRSMLLLREQYKQLQVFNSRLEATVQARTAQLQTLSVKLLEAQETERRFLAHELHDEIGQALTAIKISLRRLERWVTSPQASEPLEDCLTLVDGTLQQVRNISLDLRPSMLDDLGLVPTLRWYINRHAKRTGLHETLTCEALLQRLPTVTETACFRIVQEALTNIARHAQAQVVSVTLMQANHTLHLTIQDDGIGFDQNSLSRAQGTSLGILGMEERGMLIGGQLSIVSAPGQGTRIALQVPLAAPV comes from the coding sequence ATGATGCAGCTCCCTCTAATCTTGGTCGTTGATGATGACCCCACCAACTTCGAGGTGATCGAGACTTTTTTAGAAGACCAAGATTACCGACTGTACTACGTCAACAGCGGCGAGGCTGCGATCGCCACCCTCGATCACTTCGAACCTGACCTCATCTTGCTCGACGTGATGATGCCCGGCCTGGACGGCATAGAGGCCTGTCGTCGTATCAAAGCCATACCCGTGGGGGCCACAATCCCCGTCATCATGGTGACCGCCCTCAGCGAAAAACGTGACTTTGCCCGCTGCTTTAGCGCCGGGGCCAACGACTTTATCAGCAAGCCCATCAACAGCATAGAACTGCTGTCCAGAGTGCGATCGATGCTGCTGCTGCGCGAACAGTACAAGCAGCTACAAGTTTTTAATTCTCGCCTAGAGGCCACGGTGCAGGCGCGTACAGCCCAGCTTCAAACTCTCTCCGTCAAACTGCTAGAGGCCCAGGAAACCGAGCGCCGCTTTTTAGCCCACGAGCTGCACGACGAAATCGGCCAGGCCCTCACCGCGATTAAGATCAGCCTGCGTCGGCTGGAGCGATGGGTGACATCTCCCCAGGCCAGCGAGCCGCTAGAAGACTGCTTGACCCTGGTAGATGGCACGCTGCAGCAGGTGCGAAACATCTCCCTCGACCTGCGCCCCTCAATGCTGGACGACCTGGGGTTGGTGCCCACCCTGCGCTGGTACATCAACCGCCACGCCAAGCGTACCGGTCTGCACGAAACCCTGACCTGTGAAGCGCTGCTTCAGCGGCTACCGACGGTTACCGAAACCGCTTGCTTTCGCATTGTGCAGGAGGCTCTGACCAACATTGCCCGCCACGCCCAGGCCCAGGTGGTATCTGTTACTCTAATGCAGGCCAACCATACGCTGCACCTCACCATTCAAGACGACGGGATTGGCTTTGATCAAAACAGCCTGAGCCGAGCCCAAGGCACCAGCCTGGGAATTTTGGGCATGGAAGAACGTGGCATGCTGATCGGTGGCCAGTTAAGCATTGTCTCAGCACCGGGACAGGGTACTCGCATTGCGCTACAGGTGCCTTTGGCGGCACCGGTCTAG